A stretch of the Nicotiana tabacum cultivar K326 chromosome 6, ASM71507v2, whole genome shotgun sequence genome encodes the following:
- the LOC142181840 gene encoding uncharacterized protein PAM68-like, giving the protein METLVGLQNSYLSITNSFPSNRKIPILFHKNIHRTLDLHQNTWKLHAEAKGFGNVPAETQKQNGKLDASKRNNRRDNNNNNDDNDEKIPSAVWERIIGRMLFYVGAPMVGGVALLQVLDIVKQQQLWDVPVWLPFLTTFITFGASTLGIAYGTLSASWDSEKEGTFLGLEQAQKNWVDMWAEDGNDDEENR; this is encoded by the coding sequence ATGGAAACTCTCGTAGGTCTTCAAAACTCTTATCTCTCAATTACAAACTCATTTCCGTCGAATAGAAAAATCCCAATCCTTTTCCATAAAAACATACACAGAACTCTTGACCTCCACCAAAATAcatggaaattacatgccgaagCAAAAGGCTTCGGCAATGTACCAGCTGAAACACAAAAGCAAAATGGAAAACTCGACGCCTCCAAAAGAAATAACAGAAGggataacaataacaacaatgacGATAACGACGAAAAAATTCCGTCGGCAGTGTGGGAAAGAATTATAGGAAGGATGTTGTTTTACGTGGGAGCTCCAATGGTAGGCGGTGTCGCTCTGCTCCAGGTTTTGGATATAGTAAAGCAACAACAATTGTGGGATGTGCCTGTTTGGTTACCATTCTTGACAACGTTTATCACGTTTGGAGCTTCAACACTTGGAATTGCTTATGGGACATTGTCAGCTAGTTGGGATTCTGAGAAAGAGGGGACATTTCTTGGGTTGGAACAAGCTCAGAAGAATTGGGTTGATATGTGGGCTGAAGATGgtaatgatgatgaagaaaataGGTGA